One region of Sulfuriroseicoccus oceanibius genomic DNA includes:
- a CDS encoding MotA/TolQ/ExbB proton channel family protein: MTIASPILASNGFQYAIEQSSVAGVLVCVALGVLSVIAWTVMITKFITLRRAEEENQKFLETFRTAGSPLEPFEKQVQPKGAPLFSVYAAGCRELCIHLLGSAERDELFGARVRSAERITPSQMEGIRTAMDRAVGEMALRLESRMNFLATAVSGAPFLGLLGTVWGVMDTFSGIADAGGGASLAEMAPGVSAALVTTVIGLLVAIPAMFGYNYLINHIKSMVMSLDHYAAELQTRFERRYVDYGRKLDSEIAAIAPDPTDVPVAQVAARRTKSRKTAAPPHQPSSSASETPSTEPEEPEDDFLNLGVGDDDPDARHSG, translated from the coding sequence ATGACCATTGCATCGCCTATCCTCGCCTCGAACGGATTTCAGTACGCCATTGAGCAATCGTCGGTCGCCGGGGTGCTGGTTTGTGTAGCTCTGGGCGTCTTGTCGGTGATCGCCTGGACAGTGATGATCACCAAGTTCATCACCCTGCGCCGAGCAGAAGAGGAAAACCAAAAGTTCCTCGAAACCTTCCGCACCGCTGGCAGTCCGTTGGAGCCCTTTGAAAAACAAGTCCAACCCAAAGGAGCGCCGCTCTTCAGCGTTTATGCCGCGGGGTGCCGTGAACTTTGCATCCACCTGCTGGGATCAGCCGAGCGCGACGAGTTGTTTGGCGCGCGCGTACGGAGTGCCGAGCGCATCACACCGAGCCAGATGGAAGGCATCCGCACAGCAATGGACCGCGCGGTGGGCGAAATGGCATTGCGTTTGGAATCCCGGATGAACTTCCTGGCCACCGCAGTCTCGGGCGCACCATTCCTCGGTCTGCTCGGCACGGTTTGGGGCGTGATGGACACATTCTCCGGCATTGCGGATGCTGGTGGCGGGGCCTCGCTGGCTGAAATGGCGCCGGGCGTGAGTGCCGCGCTGGTAACAACCGTCATCGGCCTGTTGGTCGCGATCCCGGCGATGTTCGGGTACAACTACTTGATCAACCACATCAAGTCGATGGTGATGAGCCTCGACCATTATGCCGCCGAACTACAGACCCGGTTTGAGCGTCGCTACGTGGACTACGGGCGCAAGCTCGACTCTGAAATCGCAGCGATTGCTCCAGATCCGACCGATGTTCCGGTTGCCCAAGTTGCCGCCCGCAGGACAAAATCGCGCAAGACCGCTGCTCCACCGCATCAGCCGTCCAGCTCCGCATCAGAAACCCCGTCAACGGAGCCGGAGGAGCCCGAGGACGACTTCCTCAACTTGGGTGTAGGCGACGACGATCCAGACGCCCGACACTCCGGCTAA
- a CDS encoding diacylglycerol/polyprenol kinase family protein encodes MPTAIFIPLALLTVGILLGVSSLLLKLHMVSAEMARKIVHIGMGLVCLGFPLLEVSTTAVVLLTFIASAVLLLIRLTKASNPFASALFSVDRSSSGELLFPIAVAWVYAASAGNTVLYIIPVLVLTLSDAAGALVGTRYGAEKYQCSNGTKSVEGSATFFLVTFLAIHIPLLLLSDTGRPECLLIALVISGFITAVEGMSGKGTDNILVPIGTYFLLDRYLPMGSAELIGRGLALGAILLILLATRKMTTLNGGAMLAALLYGFGALHLGGVVPLVSLLLLFALHVATSGKLKKADYHKPTRHTSNQIVALALPALGWLLTARSGVIAPTWGPLGFCLTTAFQAGLLHIGILAPDTNLRKPPLSVILKSLIVAAPMLHIVEPLTFGSLMLLVAGAAWGCAVLFRAWRLPMQPDDPLNGWVKLTLVATTASIAVYLVAQLPVAI; translated from the coding sequence ATGCCCACCGCGATTTTCATCCCACTCGCCCTGCTCACCGTGGGCATCCTGCTCGGCGTCTCGTCGCTGCTGCTCAAGCTGCACATGGTTTCCGCGGAGATGGCGCGCAAAATCGTCCACATCGGCATGGGCCTGGTTTGCCTGGGCTTTCCATTGCTGGAAGTATCTACCACAGCGGTGGTTCTGCTCACGTTCATCGCATCCGCAGTGTTGTTACTCATCCGATTGACCAAAGCGAGCAATCCATTTGCCTCCGCCCTCTTTAGTGTGGACCGCAGTTCCTCCGGTGAGCTGCTCTTTCCGATTGCCGTGGCCTGGGTCTATGCGGCAAGTGCCGGCAACACCGTGCTCTACATCATCCCCGTGCTGGTGCTCACCCTCAGCGACGCCGCGGGAGCCTTGGTAGGAACACGTTACGGAGCGGAAAAATACCAATGCTCCAACGGCACGAAATCGGTCGAGGGGTCGGCTACTTTCTTCCTCGTCACCTTCCTCGCCATTCACATCCCGCTGTTATTGCTCTCCGACACCGGACGCCCCGAATGCCTGCTCATCGCGTTAGTCATCAGCGGCTTCATCACCGCGGTCGAAGGCATGTCGGGCAAAGGCACGGACAACATCCTGGTCCCCATTGGCACGTACTTCCTGCTCGATCGTTATCTCCCCATGGGCAGCGCCGAGCTGATCGGCCGTGGGCTGGCGCTCGGTGCGATTTTGCTCATCCTTCTCGCCACCCGCAAAATGACCACGCTCAATGGCGGCGCCATGTTGGCAGCCTTGCTTTACGGGTTCGGCGCACTCCACTTGGGCGGCGTGGTTCCGCTCGTCTCACTGCTTCTGCTTTTCGCACTTCACGTCGCCACCAGTGGCAAGCTCAAGAAGGCAGACTACCACAAGCCCACTCGCCACACCTCAAACCAGATCGTCGCGCTGGCGCTGCCCGCACTCGGCTGGCTGCTCACCGCCCGCTCCGGGGTGATCGCCCCGACCTGGGGACCACTCGGGTTCTGCCTCACCACCGCCTTCCAGGCCGGACTCCTCCACATCGGCATCCTGGCGCCGGACACCAACCTGAGAAAACCGCCGCTCAGCGTCATCCTCAAATCACTCATCGTGGCGGCACCAATGCTCCATATCGTCGAACCGCTGACCTTCGGCTCGCTGATGCTATTGGTCGCAGGGGCGGCCTGGGGCTGCGCCGTTCTCTTCCGTGCGTGGCGTTTGCCCATGCAACCGGACGACCCGCTAAACGGCTGGGTCAAACTCACCCTGGTCGCCACCACCGCCTCCATCGCCGTCTATCTCGTCGCCCAGCTACCCGTAGCGATCTAA
- a CDS encoding ExbD/TolR family protein, whose product MRKRTREFGTLSELNITPLLDLAFVLLIIFMITAPLLGNKADLIIPTSTANRESLPPDRVHVVTLAQDGSIDVNGDPTNRESLPDVLSALAATDPGIAVVIQADHRLSVQPVVEVMDALAAVNITKVALVTKPSTD is encoded by the coding sequence ATGCGCAAACGCACCAGAGAATTCGGTACGCTCAGCGAGCTCAACATCACCCCGTTGCTCGACTTGGCATTCGTGTTGCTGATCATTTTCATGATCACCGCGCCACTATTGGGCAATAAAGCGGATTTGATCATTCCGACCTCCACCGCCAACCGGGAATCCCTGCCACCGGATCGGGTGCATGTGGTGACCTTGGCTCAGGATGGCAGCATCGACGTCAATGGCGACCCGACAAACCGGGAATCGTTGCCTGACGTGCTCAGCGCGCTGGCTGCCACCGATCCGGGTATTGCCGTCGTGATCCAGGCCGACCACCGGCTCTCGGTTCAACCGGTAGTCGAGGTGATGGACGCGCTGGCTGCAGTCAACATCACCAAAGTCGCGCTGG
- a CDS encoding AMP-binding protein, giving the protein MNLTQHLTRHAAERPDQAAIIDYVSGRPRSISFGDLEQQVNGGAEALLRSGLRSGDRVVVFHPIAIELYVFLLAAMRANLAVVLIDPANGRDFVNRCVHRVMPSAFFGSGKAHLLRIGCPALRTIRRNWHSSGVVPFSKRWKPSPSNQAPTLNTPGTPPALITFTSGGTGEPKAASRTHDFLLAQHRELSTALEHEAGAVELVTLPVFTLANLASGMTSVIANTDLRHPGAADAAAIAKQCERHAITRCVASPAFFQRLIASDCWPGFQHIHTGGAPVFPPLLDAIAERGTDAWVVYGSTEAEPISDQQWSTVSKADRERITNGYGIPVGRPSAGTELRILIDQTGTPLIDLTPEELDRLTLAPGHCGEIIVSGDHVLSGYLDRHGDDLNKIHIGSTTWHRTGDAGIIDESGRLWLRGRCSALLEDKPGETDVLYPFQIEAAAHTLAPQITRCAAIDHNSQRLLIIEGTIPENLEQQLAWAKLDAIRSRPKIPVDKRHNAKIDYPRLVEVLG; this is encoded by the coding sequence ATGAACCTAACGCAGCACCTCACCCGCCACGCCGCGGAGCGACCAGACCAAGCGGCGATCATCGATTACGTATCCGGCCGCCCGCGTTCCATCAGCTTCGGCGATCTGGAGCAGCAGGTGAATGGTGGAGCCGAGGCACTGCTGCGCTCGGGATTGCGCAGTGGCGACCGGGTGGTGGTTTTCCACCCCATCGCCATCGAGCTGTATGTTTTTCTGCTGGCGGCAATGCGCGCCAATCTGGCGGTCGTGCTGATCGACCCGGCCAATGGACGCGATTTCGTCAACCGCTGCGTCCATCGTGTGATGCCCTCGGCATTCTTCGGATCCGGCAAAGCGCACCTGCTGCGCATCGGCTGCCCGGCATTGCGTACCATCCGCCGCAACTGGCACAGTTCGGGAGTAGTGCCATTTTCCAAACGCTGGAAACCGAGCCCGTCCAACCAAGCCCCCACCCTGAACACACCGGGCACGCCCCCGGCCTTGATCACCTTCACCAGTGGAGGCACCGGCGAACCGAAGGCGGCCAGCCGCACCCACGACTTCCTATTGGCACAACACCGCGAGCTCTCCACGGCTCTGGAACATGAAGCCGGGGCCGTAGAGCTGGTTACCTTGCCAGTGTTCACCCTGGCCAATCTGGCATCCGGCATGACTTCGGTGATCGCCAACACCGACCTCCGCCACCCTGGTGCCGCCGATGCAGCCGCCATTGCCAAGCAGTGCGAACGCCACGCGATCACACGCTGCGTGGCATCCCCCGCGTTCTTCCAACGTCTCATTGCGAGCGACTGCTGGCCCGGATTCCAACACATCCACACCGGCGGGGCTCCAGTCTTCCCGCCTCTGCTTGACGCGATCGCCGAACGCGGCACCGATGCTTGGGTCGTCTACGGGTCCACCGAGGCCGAACCCATTTCTGACCAACAATGGAGTACGGTTAGCAAAGCAGACCGCGAACGCATCACGAACGGCTACGGCATTCCGGTCGGCCGCCCATCCGCCGGCACGGAGCTGCGCATCCTCATCGACCAAACAGGCACTCCACTGATCGACCTCACTCCGGAGGAACTCGACCGCCTCACCCTGGCACCCGGCCATTGCGGTGAAATCATCGTCAGCGGCGACCATGTGCTCTCCGGCTACCTCGACCGCCACGGCGACGACCTCAACAAAATCCACATCGGCTCGACGACCTGGCACCGCACCGGCGACGCCGGCATCATCGACGAATCCGGCAGACTCTGGCTACGCGGCCGCTGCAGCGCCCTGCTAGAAGACAAACCCGGCGAGACCGACGTGCTCTACCCATTCCAGATCGAAGCCGCCGCCCACACACTCGCTCCGCAGATTACCCGCTGCGCAGCCATCGACCACAACAGCCAGCGCCTCCTCATCATCGAAGGCACCATCCCCGAGAACCTCGAGCAACAACTCGCATGGGCCAAGCTCGACGCCATCCGATCCCGCCCAAAAATCCCCGTCGACAAACGCCACAACGCCAAGATCGATTATCCGAGGTTGGTGGAGGTGTTAGGGTGA
- a CDS encoding GNAT family N-acetyltransferase — protein sequence MIITRPSHPNPSHSALTAFRTGASIWTSFGEAGAALWFDSLPAHDGLPVVALGNAMLPDSAQSHEFLQNLTDFVAEEMKRDCLLVGPMNGNTWMPHRLVVESNGRPPFMMEPMPPSHWQGLFRAAGFEELSRYSSGLIDLNSAAAFATDFTSVRDRLKQSDVTIRPVDPSRFEDELHALHGLCLTAFANNFLYTDIDEATFLQLYLKARAVIDPELVLIAEREGKPVGFVFTLPDPSAPDDQATLVVKTLAVAPERDLRGLGSVLVDDVQRQAKANGMALAIHALQHENNQSLRVSQRFGAEIFRRYALMAKKITV from the coding sequence ATGATCATCACCCGCCCATCGCACCCCAACCCATCGCACTCCGCACTTACCGCGTTTCGCACCGGCGCGTCCATCTGGACCTCGTTCGGCGAAGCCGGTGCCGCCCTTTGGTTCGACTCGCTGCCCGCTCACGATGGTCTGCCGGTGGTCGCTCTGGGCAACGCCATGCTCCCGGACTCGGCACAGTCCCACGAGTTCCTCCAAAACCTCACCGACTTCGTAGCTGAGGAAATGAAGCGCGACTGCCTGTTGGTCGGACCAATGAATGGCAACACATGGATGCCCCACCGACTCGTCGTTGAGTCCAATGGCCGCCCACCCTTCATGATGGAGCCGATGCCGCCGTCGCACTGGCAGGGATTGTTCCGCGCCGCAGGATTCGAGGAACTTTCGCGCTACTCGTCAGGCTTGATCGACCTCAACTCTGCTGCCGCTTTCGCCACCGACTTCACCAGCGTGCGCGACCGTCTCAAGCAGTCCGACGTTACCATCCGCCCGGTCGATCCATCCCGGTTCGAAGATGAACTGCACGCCCTTCACGGCCTGTGCCTGACCGCATTCGCCAACAACTTCCTCTACACCGACATCGACGAAGCCACCTTCCTGCAGCTCTACCTAAAGGCCCGCGCCGTGATCGATCCCGAGTTGGTCCTCATCGCCGAACGCGAGGGCAAACCTGTCGGCTTCGTCTTCACCCTCCCCGACCCGAGCGCCCCGGACGACCAAGCGACCCTCGTCGTGAAAACGCTCGCCGTCGCACCCGAGCGCGACCTCCGCGGCCTCGGCTCGGTACTCGTCGACGACGTCCAGCGCCAAGCCAAAGCAAATGGAATGGCACTCGCCATCCACGCCCTCCAACACGAGAACAACCAATCCCTGCGCGTCAGCCAACGCTTCGGCGCCGAGATCTTCCGCCGATATGCATTGATGGCGAAGAAGATAACGGTCTAG